One region of Zingiber officinale cultivar Zhangliang chromosome 7B, Zo_v1.1, whole genome shotgun sequence genomic DNA includes:
- the LOC122004207 gene encoding endonuclease 2-like produces MGFYFNSHTLASFFLLLAFPAFTYGWGIVGHQIICQITQDRLSESAAATVKELLPAYAENDLSTLCSWANTIKFRYHWLSELHYIDTPDDLCTYNYNRDCKDEDGVKGRCVSGAITNYTNQLLTYGSSANESQYNLIEALLFLSHLMGDIHQIEETIS; encoded by the exons ATGGGCTTCTACTTCAATTCTCACACGCTGGCCTCTTTCTTCCTGCTCTTAGCATTCCCAGCCTTCACTTATGGATGGGGAATTGTCGGCCACCAGATTATTTGCCAGATTACCCAGGATCGTTTAAGTGAGTCAGCAGCTGCAACGGTTAAAGAACTACTCCCTGCCTACGCAGAGAACGACCTAAGCACCCTTTGCTCTTGGGCAAATACAATCAAGTTTCGATACCATTGGTTGTCGGAACTTCACTACATTGATACCCCTGATGATCTTTGCACTTATAATTACAACA GGGATTGCAAAGATGAAGATGGTGTGAAAGGGAGGTGTGTCTCAGGTGCCATCACTAATTATACTAATCAGCTTCTCACCTATGGAAGCTCTGCCAATGAATCACAAT ATAATCTCATTGAAGCACTTCTATTCCTTTCTCACTTAATGGGTGACATCCATCAGATAGAAGAGACTATTTCTTAA